The genomic segment CCCAGGTCTCTATATGCGCTGCTCAGCCTGCTGTACGCATTGGTGCTTCTGGCCAGTGCCTCGGCTTTTCGCGTGTAATGCAGCGCCTGTGTATAATCGCCTTTTTTGCGGTATACATCCCCCATGTTGTTATAGACATCAATACGTATTTCGGTATTGCTACCCTGTTCAAACCAGTCCAGCGCCCTCGAAAAATGGAAATGAGCCTGGTCAAACTGCAGCTTATCTTCATAGATGCTGCCCAGGTTGTCGTGGACCAGCGCTATCCCTTCGCTATCGCCGATGCGTTCAAAGAGGGACATGGCTTTTTCCTGATAAAAAAAAGCGCTGTCATAGTTTGCAATTTTCTCGTAAAGATGGCCGATGCTGGCATAGGTACGCGCTATAGCCTTTTGATCGCCGAGCCGCTGAAAAGTGTGCAGCGCTTTAAAATAAGCTGTGCGGGCGTCATTTTGCTGTTTGGTAATCAGAAAAAGTAGAGCCAGATCATTGAGGTTGTCTGCCATCTGCTGTTCATTTCTGTCGGAACGGAAGATCTCATCCGCTTTCATATGATAATCGAGGGACTGCGTGAACAGCCCCATCTGATAACAGATCTGGCCCATACGCTGTAGCGCTCGTGCCTCCTTGAGCAAGTCACCATCGGTCCGGGCCTGCTGTAAAATTTCATTCTGTGCAACAAAAGCCGCATCGGAAGGATGCGTTTGCGATGCAGTAGCAGCGGTATTTTGTGGCCGGACGAGGCCCAGCACACAAAATATAATAATCAAGGTTCCTATACACTTTTTTATCATGCTGCTAGTATACGAATTTTAAAAGTCAAACTTCACCCCGAAGTTGTACCGTGGACGGTAATACTCCATCTGTCTGCTCTGGGCCGCCACTCCCTGATAGTACCGCAGCGGCTGGTTCGTCAGATTGGTTGCTTCGGCAAAGAAACGGGCGACTTTAGAAACTTTATAAGAAGCATTGGCGTCCAAGAAGAACTGCTTGTCATAGAAGACGTCCCCAAAAGCATCACCACCCAGTTCGTCGATGTAAGCGGCCGTATAATTCGCCGACAGACGTGCTGCAAAGCGTTTATTTTCCCAAGAGAGTGAGGCATTCAGCATATGCGGAGCTGTCCCCGGCAAGCTAACATGCTGCCTTGGCTCACCGTCACTGTTGGTAATGCCTCTGGCTCTGGACTTCGTGAAGGTATAGTTGGCATAGATACCAAAACCGCGCAGGAATTTGCCTGGCAAGAAGTCCAGCTGTCGTTGTACCGCCACCTCAAAACCATATACATTGACACTTTCGCCATTGCGGTTTTGCGTGAATGCCCACTGCTCCCCATCCGGAATCGGATTGGTCAGATCAGGAAAATCACTGGCAAACTTGGACTGTGTATACGCGCGGTCAGCATAGGTATAAATAAAGTTTTTCAGATGTTTATAGAACAGTCCGCCTGAAAGAATACCCACCGATTTGAAGTACTGCTCGGCCATCAGGTCAAGGTTATAGGCATTGGTGGCGTCCAGGTCCGGATTGCCCGCTGCAATGGCCTCATCACCGGCTACAATGCCCACAAAAGGCGTCAGTGCATAATAGTTTGGTCTCGCCAGCGCTGTTGTGAAAGCACCCCGGAGTACCAGATCATCATTCGCCTGATATTTTACGGCCAGGCTTGGCAACAGGTCAGTGTAGCTATTCTCTGAACTACGCGTACCGGCCAGATCTTCTTCGTTTTCGATGATATTACCCGTGTAGTCAATTTTGGTATGTTCAAGACGTAAGCCCGCAATCAACGATAATTTGTCTGTAATATCCTGATCCCAGCGCAGATACCCCGCATAGATCTTTTCCTTGGCAGTGTAATTGAGAGCCAAAAACTCGGACGGATTCTCTTCCCCTGTAAAGACATTCTGGTCAGTCAGATTCAGGCTCGCCAGATAAGCTCTGCTCGCAAACAGTCCCGGTACATATTGCTCACCCGGCTGGAAATTCTTACCATCAAAAAAAACATGCGGGATAGATCCTAAGTTCGGAATCAAATCCTCATTGACTGGGCTATACTCGATGAAATTATTGTTTCTATCCTTATTTTTGAGTCTCAGGCGCCCACCAAAGCGTAAGCGGCCTTTCTGCCCCTTCACTAATGAAAGAGGCAGTCTAAAATTTATTTTTGCGCCCAGTTCATCCTCTTCAGTGAGGTCGGTATTTTCCGATATCGTGTTCAGGCCAACGCCGTTGGCATCAAAATTTACGGGGTTAAACAGCGGAAATTCATCTGTCCCTGTAAAGTTAAGGGTATTATTCTTCTGGCGGAACAAGATGTAACGTTCGTTGGGGCGGTATTCTCTTGCTTTGGAATAGCTCAGCGTCCAGTCCATATCCAGGTCTGCCGAAAGCAAGTGCTCACCGCGCAACGAGTAGTTCTGTACCCGCTGATCCTCGAGGCGTGCCATTTTATTACGATCGTTGTCTATTCCCCCTTTGGTCTGGATACCGATGCGGCCCTTATATCCTGTGATCCCATTGTCACCATTATATTGTGGCTCGATATCATCGATACGCATGCGGTACCTGTTCTCGCGGTCGTCCCGCCAGTTGTACATGGCATTGGCATAGAGGCTGTGGTTTGGGCTCAATTTAAAATCAAAGGCAGCTGCCACACTGCGGCGGATACGCTGTACATCGTATTTCCGGATGTCCATCTCCTCGACGAATGTATTGCCGAAATCATCCTTCGCCCATACCGCTTCGACATTGTCCGATCCGTACACGTTATTATTGTAGGAGCCGCTCAGCACCATACCAATGGCCTTTTTGGCAAAGCGGTTGCCATACACAAATGCGCCGGTGTACAGCGCTTTGTCGCGGATCGGATTATAACCAGAAGACAAGGTAGCCGAGATGCGCTCCCCATTGGGTGAGGCACGGGTGATCAGGTTGACCGAGCCGCCTATGGCATCGGCATCCATATCTGAGGTCAGCGTTTTATTGACTTCGATACTCGAGATCATGTCCGACGGAATCAGGTCCATCTGTACCCGCCTGTTGTCCCCTTCGGCAGAAGGTATGCGGTCACCATTTAATGTCACTGAATTCAGTTCGGGAGCCAGTCCCCTGATGATGATGTTGCGCGCTTCACCCTGATCATTCTGCATCGTGATGCCGGGGACACGTCGCAGTGCCTCACCAATATTGGCATCGGGAAAACGGCCTACCTGATCGGACGAGATGATATTGGTGATATTGGATTTATTTTTCTGCTGATTGAGTGCCCGCGCCTGCCCCCGTGCGCGGTCACTGAGCACCTCCACCTGGTCCATCTGTATAGCGGCATCTTCCAGGATCAAGTTGACGGTTGAATTGCCCCCCTTGGTCACGGTGACTTCCTTACGCTGCGGCTTATAGCCCATATATACGACTTCAACGATATAGGTCCCTTCAGGCACTTTCAGAAACTCAAAATCCCCTGTCTGGTCGGAGACCGTATAGCGGTTGCCCACATTGAGCCGCACTGAAGCTCCCGGAAGAGAAGCCTTTGTCATGTTCTCAATCACTTTACCGGAAATAACGCCCGTACCCTGCTGCGCATGGCACCATATGACCGTTAAAAAGATCAGTAATGAGGTAAAAAGTGTTTTCATCTTTGCTTAATTATTTGATTTTGGTTTTCATTGTCGACTGCTGCGAAGTTGAAAATTATTCGGGTCAGCAAGATCCAGCGGAGCGTTACAAAAAGGAACCATGCATAAACAATCCGTTATCAAAACATAAACAGCGGACTGAAACGCTATCACAAACACCTAAAAATCAAAACTTTCCAAAGATTGAAAATATCCATTAAGAAATTGTTTCGTTAACAATAACAAAAGATTAGGGATGCCTTGGCAGGCACTAATGCTTCAGGTCGTGGGTCCCGAGCCAGTTTCAACCAAGCGCAGTAAGGAAGAGGGCAATAAAGCAGCCTTCGGGAGTTAAATCCCCTGCATCATCTGGTGGGTAAATAACTTCGGATAATTTCTCGGCAGCTCATAGCGCCAGTTGTGGAGCGAGAAATGATCATTTCTGATTCTACCATCCGGGTCCATCAGAATGTACCGCGGTATCCCATTAAATTTAAACAGCTCACGGAGGCCCAAATATTCATCTGCCGAGACAATATAACTTTCGTGCATCAGATTTTTGACCACATAGTCGTTGTAGAAGTTCATATCCGGCGTGCCGCTGCTGTCGGTTACAAACACAAATACAAGATTGGGATTGTCCTTGAGTTTTATCCGCTTTTCGCGCATGGATTCAATTCCTGCACGGCAGGGGCCGCACCACTGCGCCCAAAAGTCCACGATGACCACTTTGCCGCGATATTTGTCCGTCAGCTTTTTGAATACGGCAGCGGCAGCCGTCTGAGGCAGGACATATCCATCCGCCGATCTCTTTATCCGTGCCGTCAATGCCAGAGCCTCATCCTTCAGGTCCTTATTCGTCAATCGCTTCAACAGCCTCGCTGAAATGACATTGATCCGGGCCGTGTCCTTAGCAGCGGAGATATTAGCCTTCAATGTTCTGAGCTTGGCCACCTCGGTCAGCAGAGTACCCGCCAAGGCCGGATTGGCCACTTGATTAAGTGAATCCAGGATCGCATACTGATCAGCACCTCGCCCTGCATTCAGTAGTTGATAATATCCTTCAGGCTGAAATAAAGGAGAATACTCAAACCGGTTGATAAAAGAAGAAAATTGAGGTGTGACCAACAGTGTGCGGTCATTAAGATCTAGCCGCTTGATAAAATCAAAATAATCGGCCGGAGCTTGCCTAAGGTAAGGATTTAACGTATCCTGTCTTGAAAAATTGGCACGGTACATTTCGGCGTCCATGAGCTGCGCCGCATAATTTATGGCCACGTCCGCGCGAATCAGCTGCTTTACTTTGGCCGTGTAGCTGGACTGTGCCAGACGATCACTTACCTCCCCCTGCACGCTATCCCATTTGGCGAGCAGCAGCTCCTTGGTCTGCTGCAGCGGTCTTTCCTTCAACATTTTTTCGATGTTGTCATAAAATGCCCTCCGATTGTCTTGCCATTTAAAATCAAGCAGCTGCTGGTTTTCCGCAGCCAGGGGGCCCTTATACTGCAACAGTTGAAGTTTATTGTCCGGAGCCACCCTGAACAGCATGACCAGCGTATGGCCAGGTTCGATGTAATAGTTATATACATTATCGTTGAGCATCAGATAAGACATCTGGGGAAACACGGCCGGATAGCTGACTTCAAAACGACCGTCGGGATAGATCTGGATCGTGGATGGATATTCCTCCCTGGTCAGTAAATTGTCGCTGTAAATGATGCCACTACTAAACCCCATCGTCGTTTTATAGCCGTCTATATAGCCAACAATACGGACAGAATCCCTTCTGAAAAAACTTCCTTCGTAATTCTTTAGCACGGTCCCTGTTTTCGCTTTTTGGAGCTGCTGCTGTATCCAGAGGTTGGGATCGGATGTAGATGTCTGCTGAGAAGCGGTCTGTGCCGAAGCAAAAGAAAAACCCAGGAAAATAAAAAAGATAATGATCTGGCCCTTCATCATTTATGGTTTTGATCCTTTAAGTTAAGGATTTATTTTTTAATGCTGGTAAAATAAATGCCTGAAAGACTTTGAGCAGACAAACATTATCCCTATATTCAGGTATTCCAAGCCTATACTATGGAAACTGACCTTTCGCTCAATGCCCGAAAATTCGAGGAATACTTCGACCGATGGAGCCCCAAAGTATACCAGTATGCGCTCCATAAAACCAGATCGTCCTACCTGGCCGAAGAAACGGTGCAGCGCGTTTTCATCAAGCTCTGGCACAACATGTGCCACAAAAATGTTGAGGCCAGCATAGAATCCCAGCTTTTCTGTATCACGCGGACCACCGTCATCGACTTGGTCAAAGCCGAATACCATAGAAACAAACTCCTGCAGTGCCAGCCCGCTCCGATCCTACAGTATAGTCCCCAGGAGGACTATCAGGCCAAACAGCTTGCCAGTGGGCTGCAGCAGATTGTCGAGACATTGCCCTACAGGCGCCGGCAGATCTTTATGCTGAGCCGATTTTCCCAGCTATCGCACAAAGAGATTGCACAAAAATTGTCCATTTCCACCAAAACAGTAGAAAACCAACTGGCGCTCGCTTTAAAAACCATCCGAAAGGCGCTGTTTATCGGCATCTTGATGCTGACAAATTTGTAATTTTTTTTTGGGGGATACGCGTTTTTCAATCGTAATCTTTCTATATGAAGATTACAAAAACACTGATTGACAAGTATCTGAGCGGCGGAGCAAGCGCAGAAGAAGTCACTGCTATAGAAAATGCACTGGCTAATCAGGAACTTGACCTGGCCGACTACATGCCGGAGTCAGAGTGGCAACAGCAGGACAGGCCGCCGGACTTTGACAACAAGTCCACTCTAAAAGTCAGTCTGTTTAAACAATTGGGCCTCGGTGGCGGCAGTCACCATACCGCTAAATGGTTGCGCTATGCAGCGGCTATATTGACGGCTGGCATTGGCCTGTGGCTGGTGTATACCCAGCTTCCGTCACCAGAGCCCATCACTGCCCAGCGGGCTGCCTCACCACCGAGTGTTCCGTCTCCTGTACAGCCGGGCAACCTGTATTACATCAATTCGGGCAACACGGTGCTTTCGTTGACGGCGCCCGACGGCTCCGGAATTGAGCTCTATCCCAATTCCGAAGTCAAATTCAGCGCTGATTTCAGTACCACGCAATCCCGTGACATCCAGTTAAAAGGGAAAGCCAGATTTATTGTAGCCAAAGATAAGAGTAAGCCCTTCCGGGTGCATACGACTGGACTAACCACGACTGCACTAGGCACTATTTTTACTGTAGATGCGCTCGGTACGTCCATCACGAAAATAAAGTTGCACGAAGGGCGCATTGAAGTGCAGGGCACCCGTCAACATCCGGACGGCAATGCGCTGAAGCTACAGTTTATGCCCGAGGAGGAGATCAGCATCAGCCGCGACCAGCAGATTGTTGCCGAGACACGCATCACTGCCACACGGAGCAGCCAAAGAGGGTCGTACCGCAACACCGCCGGACAGCTATTTTTCAAGAACCTGCCGCTGGAGGATGTGCTCCGTATCATCAGTCACAACTGCCCCGTCAAGCTAAATTACGATGCACAAGATATTCAGGACAAATACTACAGCGGCACCTACACCGACACGGCAGAGGTTTACCGGCGTATACTCGCGGATATCCAGCAGCTTCACCGGATCAGCATAACGATACAGAACGAATAAATTCACTATTTAACCCATAAATTATGCACAATTATTTACCTTCCAGGCATCGTGTTCTCACTATGCTGCTGTTAAGATCCAGCATTCGTGCCGATGTCAACTGGGCACTCCGTCTTGGTCTCATGGGCCTGCTATCGTCGAGCTGTCTCGTCGCTCAAGCACAAGAGCAAGCATCAATTACCGGAATCATCAAAGATGAGGCCGGCAGGCCGATACCCTCGGCCACCGTCACGGTCCACAATGCGGCAAGCGG from the Sphingobacterium thalpophilum genome contains:
- a CDS encoding TonB-dependent receptor, whose protein sequence is MKTLFTSLLIFLTVIWCHAQQGTGVISGKVIENMTKASLPGASVRLNVGNRYTVSDQTGDFEFLKVPEGTYIVEVVYMGYKPQRKEVTVTKGGNSTVNLILEDAAIQMDQVEVLSDRARGQARALNQQKNKSNITNIISSDQVGRFPDANIGEALRRVPGITMQNDQGEARNIIIRGLAPELNSVTLNGDRIPSAEGDNRRVQMDLIPSDMISSIEVNKTLTSDMDADAIGGSVNLITRASPNGERISATLSSGYNPIRDKALYTGAFVYGNRFAKKAIGMVLSGSYNNNVYGSDNVEAVWAKDDFGNTFVEEMDIRKYDVQRIRRSVAAAFDFKLSPNHSLYANAMYNWRDDRENRYRMRIDDIEPQYNGDNGITGYKGRIGIQTKGGIDNDRNKMARLEDQRVQNYSLRGEHLLSADLDMDWTLSYSKAREYRPNERYILFRQKNNTLNFTGTDEFPLFNPVNFDANGVGLNTISENTDLTEEDELGAKINFRLPLSLVKGQKGRLRFGGRLRLKNKDRNNNFIEYSPVNEDLIPNLGSIPHVFFDGKNFQPGEQYVPGLFASRAYLASLNLTDQNVFTGEENPSEFLALNYTAKEKIYAGYLRWDQDITDKLSLIAGLRLEHTKIDYTGNIIENEEDLAGTRSSENSYTDLLPSLAVKYQANDDLVLRGAFTTALARPNYYALTPFVGIVAGDEAIAAGNPDLDATNAYNLDLMAEQYFKSVGILSGGLFYKHLKNFIYTYADRAYTQSKFASDFPDLTNPIPDGEQWAFTQNRNGESVNVYGFEVAVQRQLDFLPGKFLRGFGIYANYTFTKSRARGITNSDGEPRQHVSLPGTAPHMLNASLSWENKRFAARLSANYTAAYIDELGGDAFGDVFYDKQFFLDANASYKVSKVARFFAEATNLTNQPLRYYQGVAAQSRQMEYYRPRYNFGVKFDF
- a CDS encoding TlpA family protein disulfide reductase, whose amino-acid sequence is MMKGQIIIFFIFLGFSFASAQTASQQTSTSDPNLWIQQQLQKAKTGTVLKNYEGSFFRRDSVRIVGYIDGYKTTMGFSSGIIYSDNLLTREEYPSTIQIYPDGRFEVSYPAVFPQMSYLMLNDNVYNYYIEPGHTLVMLFRVAPDNKLQLLQYKGPLAAENQQLLDFKWQDNRRAFYDNIEKMLKERPLQQTKELLLAKWDSVQGEVSDRLAQSSYTAKVKQLIRADVAINYAAQLMDAEMYRANFSRQDTLNPYLRQAPADYFDFIKRLDLNDRTLLVTPQFSSFINRFEYSPLFQPEGYYQLLNAGRGADQYAILDSLNQVANPALAGTLLTEVAKLRTLKANISAAKDTARINVISARLLKRLTNKDLKDEALALTARIKRSADGYVLPQTAAAAVFKKLTDKYRGKVVIVDFWAQWCGPCRAGIESMREKRIKLKDNPNLVFVFVTDSSGTPDMNFYNDYVVKNLMHESYIVSADEYLGLRELFKFNGIPRYILMDPDGRIRNDHFSLHNWRYELPRNYPKLFTHQMMQGI
- a CDS encoding RNA polymerase sigma factor, whose amino-acid sequence is METDLSLNARKFEEYFDRWSPKVYQYALHKTRSSYLAEETVQRVFIKLWHNMCHKNVEASIESQLFCITRTTVIDLVKAEYHRNKLLQCQPAPILQYSPQEDYQAKQLASGLQQIVETLPYRRRQIFMLSRFSQLSHKEIAQKLSISTKTVENQLALALKTIRKALFIGILMLTNL
- a CDS encoding FecR family protein, with product MKITKTLIDKYLSGGASAEEVTAIENALANQELDLADYMPESEWQQQDRPPDFDNKSTLKVSLFKQLGLGGGSHHTAKWLRYAAAILTAGIGLWLVYTQLPSPEPITAQRAASPPSVPSPVQPGNLYYINSGNTVLSLTAPDGSGIELYPNSEVKFSADFSTTQSRDIQLKGKARFIVAKDKSKPFRVHTTGLTTTALGTIFTVDALGTSITKIKLHEGRIEVQGTRQHPDGNALKLQFMPEEEISISRDQQIVAETRITATRSSQRGSYRNTAGQLFFKNLPLEDVLRIISHNCPVKLNYDAQDIQDKYYSGTYTDTAEVYRRILADIQQLHRISITIQNE